tgcaGAACCTTATCAGAAATGTTGCCTTAATACTCCAAAAGCGGTGCTAAAAAGAAGCGTACGCAgaataaatcaaattttcttttcaaaatcgCCATTTAAAATACCTAGCCTTCGGAGGTGCTGCACCAAACGTTTTGAGGTatcaaatctaaaaaatatataacaaacttaagtgattactttttataacttttttttttaaataacattaacaaacaaacaaaaaatattatgtacaaaaaatataaaaataagatccAGGTAAACTTTTATCCAAAATCAGCAAATAGAGAATGCTACGTTGTATTATGGATAAAATCAGTTATAAGAATGAAGTCTTCAACGTTATCTTCATTAGACTCAAACTGAAAGCATTTTTTGTGTCCTATTTCACAAAATCGTTTGATTGTATTCGGTTTTAAGCCTGTTTCACCTCGATATGATGCTTTACTACATGTagatttcaaaacattttggcAACACAAGCATTCTCGAAGTTGCTGCACAAACATTCTTTCCACATGTAAATTCTTCCTCACATTTATAGAATGCCtcaatttgttgttgttgcttggGTTTCCTTTCGTTATTAGCTTTCTCTTTTTGGGCTTTGTCTTCCTTGATTGAAGAAACCGTTTCCAATATCTTTTTTCCCTCCATTGAGTCGTGAACCTGGGTAACTCTAACATTTCCTTTGTTTATTTTAGGTGTTACTTTGGTTACAGACAACAAGTTAGGTATTTCTTCCAGTGATATTGATTTATCAGATATCGTTTGATAAGCTTCCATGACACTTTCGTATTTATGTTTCCAATATCTTGCTGGCCGTAACGAACATCTTTTGGAGATAATATCGTTACCGGGTAATAGGTACTGCtgttaataattgatttttttcggTATTTTCATTAATACACAGCTCAACTCGTAAAAACTTATCTTTCTGCATCCACTTAACACTGAGTCCTCCACTTGAAATGCCAACTTTTTTTACCTGCATTTATGATTGTTTGTTTTGATGCCCAATCTGGATAAAACTCTGCAAGTATATTCATGAAACCTTCTCTGTTGATTATCATAAACAAAGAATAAAGTAAAGATTTAGTACTTCTGTACTCAGAGTACAATTTCTGATTGATTTGATCAAGGGGCTGGTAAACGCCAGTTGTGTTAGGTGGAGTGATAAAAGgtctaatttttttgcttcttaAAAATGTCAATACATCATTGTCAAATCTTGAAGTGTGACCATCAGATAGGACAATAGCAGGCcgttttacattgttttttttctaaaaagaggTCAAACATTAGATATATGCACTTAGAAGTGAACTGTAATCCTGACTTCCACTGTTATTTGTGGAGATCAGAAAGTTTGGAATTCTTATAACTACTTCTTTTGGAGCCATGTGGACACTAATCCCTTTTCTCTTGAATACGATGTGACACATTGCTATATACCCTCCAATGGAAACAAAAGGATGTATAGTTACACATTCCTTATTTTCTCTTATCATCTTTTGACAACTTTCCCCTCTTCTAGCATACACTAAACCATTTGGAGTTTCATCAATTCCATAGTTTATAAACTGGGAGGTTTCATCATGATTATAAATTCTAGTGGTATCTATATCTCCATGCCATACACCTGTTTCTAATTGATTTGCAtcaatgaaaatattacattctTCAGTTAATTCGTTGAGGTAGTTACATGCACGATTTATGGATACAgtttcttgtatatttttgtgGTAAtgtacttttgatttttatttttatttttgattttgtggTAATGtacttttgattttgattttgcaTCCCAACGCTTCCAAAAAGACTTGCTAAGCTTCTTTGTTTGGAGTGCTCGTTGAGCATTTGGCGATAGCTTAATAATCTGACGTCCACGGAGGTTTCTACAGGCTTGCTTTCTTACTCCCAACACGTTCAACATCATCCTTGTCAACTCCGACTTGTTTAAACTTTGGAGGCATctatataaattattgaaataacaaTTCAAGAAAACTAAACAGTATGAATTTAGTTCTCTTAAtgaacaatattaaatttaggaTTTTATTACAGATTAtaacagtttattaaaaaaatgtttcatttctCAATTATGTGTACACATTACCCATTCTTGTTTCTCATTTAATAAACTAACGACTCTTTTTCatcttttgtaaaaattgaacaaaactCCTTCTCGTTTCCAGTTACAATGACACCATCAATCCGTTTGTTAATTGTTATAAGATCTTTAATAAGTGGGAATCTTCCTAAATTGATTGCAGCCCAACCACGTTTATTATTTATTCGGCACCGCTCAACTGCTTACTTTTCATCACTATGAAATCTCTAAAGAACATTGCATCTTGATTAGCTTGTTGGTTTAACTCTAAAGGACTTTcctatttcttatttattttctaatgcaAAGAAATATGAAAACACACTTTTGTATTTGTACTCTACTTTAGTAAACGCGCTTTAGTttctcaaaaaaacaaagaaaacataCTAAGTGTGTTTTGAAGGAGGTTTATTGATGAAACTGTAAGCAGAATATTCATTTCATAACGTCGAGAAGAAATtgaatgcaaataacttttttttttttaatttactttcgTTTACCTAGCGTTTTGAGATCCCTTATCCAAACATTGTGTGGTGGAACACAAAAAGTGAAAAACATAACTGAACCAAAAATATATTCagcattgaaaataaataatatatgcagAAATTCACGATTACCTAAGCAATATTGGCAACAATACTATACATTAGTTAACCTGACATTCTGAAGTCCCTAATGAAAGCATGaactaaatatttatctaaagacATATGAAAACTGTGTTAAAAAACTACTAGATTTTTTTGGCAATCTAGCAGGagtatttttcaacttttcaaaTTATGCTCAAATATTTGGAGCTTAGCAGAATCCTAAAAAACACCTAACATTCTGAGATCCCTTCACCTGTACTCGAAAAtaacatttcaattttataccgGGTCAGTAAATTAACcgctaaatttttattagaaacccAACCCTACCCCAATTAATGTCTAAATTTTATTCAGGGTCAGTAGaatactaaaagattttttttttgccattttatgatttgattaagaaaaaaaaaaatgctttctaAGAAAATCCACATATCCGTAATAAAACAGCAACCAATGCTAGGCAGCGCTTTGCAGTGAGACGAAAGGATATGTATCTGCTAAAGTCTATGATGCAACCTATTGTATGCAatactaaaatatcataaatcaattaatataagttttattcagaaaaatattatgaacttttaaaaacagCCTTTCTGTAATATTTTAACTCATCGACACTTTCTCTAATGTCTGCTAAAGCTCGatgagaatttatttttttgggtgCATTAGCATACTCCAAAGGATACCATGCCCGACAAAGTTCTTTAACAGTACTTACATCAATTATTCTATAATGAAGAAGAGACATAAAATCtggcatatatttttttaaaaactctttatcAACATGAACTGTGTTTCCCGCAAGaagacatttttctttattggTATACTTTGATATAAAACCTATCATTTCCTTCTCACATTCTTTCAGCGTGACTCGAGATACTTGGACAGCTTTCGTTAAAcctaataacaaaacaatatatatatatatatatatttatttatatacatatatatgtatatgtgtgtgtgtgtgtgtgtgtgtgtttatatatatatatatatatatatatatatatatatatatatttatatatatatatatatatatatatatatatatatatatatatatatatttatatatgtgtgatTACATTTCTTTCACTATCTTGTGTTTGTCAGAACACAGGATAGTGAATACCAAAACAGAATACCATTTTATTCTCAACCCTTTATATAAACATTCACCTAAAGTTTCcttttgacacaaaaaaatgtaaagaatttaattagaaaaaattgttaaaagcatttcattaatagaaaataataactcATGTTTCGACTAACATAACACATCTTCagctaaaattaaatgtttatataacttattaaggtgattaaaaatcaatataaaaatgcaattgtATGTGAACAAACCtgtaaaactatataaaaatcaattttttttacaagttacaaaaaatagGAAGTtacagaagtaaaagttaaaaagatttaaaattaaaaggtaAACTGTTATTACAACATGGTTAAACTGTTTATTCACAGCAGGTTTTAAACATTCTATGAGCATActttttagaagttttaattataacttatcAGATGTCGATAAAACACTTGCCATTAAATCGAAAGAAACAATATTCTGTACCTAACTCtgttcaaaaatataaactgaaaaaaaaattattgcatattTATAATCACCTTAATAAGTTAGatataaacagattttaaatatttcattataactaaaaaaaacttgtgttAATCTaagcatattttatatttatatatacacatgttttTCAGAATACAGATCAAATTTTTGTGCAGTCAAACTGTAAGTAActgtaaaccatttttttttaataataaaaatttgtatcaatatttttataacaaaaaaagaaacaacagTTGGTCTGAAAGTTATGAgccaaatttattttataaactaaggTTAACATAGGCAATAATGCAGTTACTGTAGATAACTTGCCATGTTAAATACAgtcaaatatatatgaaataattaatGCTATATTGTACTAATAGGACAATTAGTTGTGTTAAAATTAATGACATAAAGTTCAGCAGCGCAAGAGGAGTTCTAAATGTAGCTCGAGACGATAGTCTTTTTAAGGTATTAATTTCTATCCTAATAGTAACTTAATAACTCAAAATTATActgtgaaataaataaaaaaattcaagcagAATGACTCTCTTATTTAATTACtcaattgtattataatttttgtctgACCCACTAGAAACTTTCTTATTcgaaggaaaattttttttattaacatctgaaaaatattatattttcttttgctAAGTgcatttaaatgcaaaaatttataaacaagcagcaaaaaaatcaaaataaataaaataagctattagaaattaaataaagtttctgCAGAAAAGTTATATAAACCTTGACAAACCAGTCTGACTTCTGTGGTTATTTTTTCACTTAAGGCAGTTATACTTTTGTGTGTAACTTTTTTCGCTATCATGTATgcgtatacatttttttttacctatcttgtgtgtaaacattttttttactatcttgTGTgtgtgaacaattttttttattatcttgtgTGTGCGAACATTTCTTTCACTATCTTGTTTTTGTTAGAACACAGAATAGTGAATAGCAGAACAtaataccattttattttcaaaacttatttttttaaattcaatattttccTTATCtgaatcaaaaatatatcatcCTGCCTGCTGGAACTATCAttccttttattaaaaactacgGAGTGAACTCTGGTTCTctcaattatattaatattagacttcacattattattagaaacacctttaagtttctttttgtggctaagtttaatatttgtaaacagtaaaaatCAACATACTGTACTTAAAATGATAGGACAGTGATGgaaagtattatatttacaatgccatacattttttgaaacctaaataaacaaaacatcacttattttaaaaatggcatgtCGGGTTTCTAAACAGGATCCTGATTTCCACAACAGTTAAGGATTTGTGAAGCGATGCTTTGGATAAAGAACATAGCATAAACATCTCACTTATCTTTCCAAtgaacaacaacaatattaattCCATGAAACTCACTTTACACTTTTTGTATGCAGTATTGCATTCTTTTGAGAACTTTCTACAATTTGTGCATACTGATAGATGTTATACAACTTATTATAATGACCATAAGCATATATTAGACATATACTTTATACTCCTTGTGTTATATGTTAGATTCCTTGACATATATTGCATGAAAATTACATTGGCAtatatttcattaaacttaCTTGAATTGTTTGGAAGAATAATAAGTGGTTTTGAGTTTATAACTCTACAActttttataagtattaaaaGGAAAGCATTTTAATCTGAGTTGTCATTAGCAAATTGGAGATATCAAGAAATTTGGCAATTATTGTAGAAAACCAAGGATTTAATATTCATAATAGACACTAGTGGTCAAATCTTAAAAAGACACCAATGGTCAAGTTCCTGTGACAGTCTAACCATTCCCATTGCCATTTTCATTCTAAAAAAGGCCTTGATTATGAACACAGACATCACGTCACGTTTGTTTTGACATCTTTGCTTGTTGTTGACACGCTAATAACAATTAGTTTCCCAGACTAATGAATCGAAcaaatttagagaaaaaaattgaaagacaTTTCAAAACACTTTGGGGATTAATGTTACAATTGTTTTAAAGCATGGCATATAATTTTTACTGTTGTAGATGTTTGTTGCCTTTTTTGTTATGCTGGTTGACACAGCCTGTTCTGACTAAGGTTCTTATCTGTAACAGGTGAAAttgtttatctattttttttacataaaagctgtttctttcatttataattttttattagatgtttCTTATTTCGAAAGATAAAGAGCCAGCTTGACTTTATTTTTCAGTATCACCAAAATTTGATTGATCCTTGGAATAAATGAAGCTTGAGTAATAAAATTCTGAAATTGAAATTTCAAAGTTGctttaaccataaaaaaatCTCATCAGTTctcaaaattaaacatttttattttcattcgtTTCTTGTACACATATTTGTTGTTCATGTTTATTTGACAAGATATAGTTGTTGGCAGTAGCAAACCTTTTgtttaagtcaataaaaaaacaaaaaaattgttttaaaaattcccTAAAATCTGCTACGATTGTAAGTGTAAAAAAGTTGGTGTTTATTGCAGTAGACAGCATCATGGACTTCTCCTTAAGATACTATTAACAAAGTCAATACcaccacaaaatttttatattagatttatcATTTTTCCACACACCAGCCAAAGCTTCATTTACAATCATCTTTTTACTTATCctttaaaacatcaaattaagaagttttgattaataattttgcaaaagTGACAAAACTATGATAAAAGTGCTACAAAAACACAAACATTGTGTTTCTTCTATGACTAGTTGTGAATGTAACAACAAAAGTTCTACGTACTATGAATGTTCTATGTACTATGAATGTTCTATGTATTTACTTAATGTCAATCTTAAAAAAGAGAAACTTGAGCTTATGGATTATGCTCTAATTGGAACAACTGAAGGCTGCCTCAGGAATAGATGGATTACTACTATGAATACATTTCTTTTTCTGCTGATATTACCAGGTAAACAACGAAAATACTGTCAGATATGTCTAAGTTGCTCTTATATAACTCATGGCATAAGATTTGGTCTGAAATCACTATTATAATtgtaatatcattaaaaatctGTCAGCGTTAGGAACAATAAGCTAGAACGTCATTGGAGAAAAtgatgataaaattattaataatgatgtcattaataataattacacTATTATTGATAGTTACTAGTTATAATTATGTCATCATATATTGTGTCATCACTTaatcataaatacttttaaattttgtaaccaTGATTtaatgcttaaattatttttgatcagtttttgtttctctactttttttaaactaaaaaatactaaGAAAAGGTAAACAAAggttgcaaaatatttttaataaaataattttgtgtaaAATAGTGAAAAACCTACACTAATACAAGGCAAACATAAGGCAAACTAATAcatatatgtaatttatttcaaatgtcGTTTTGACCtatatgataaagtttttttataataaaaaattattcattttctaaatagttttttttttagaaatctcttattgtaaattattatttaacaaaattaaatcagcttatatttttttttaatttaaataaaaactacttattaaaaatgtaattttatcaCATTTTCAAGAAAAGTAAGCAAAACCAGGGCCAGATTTACACCCTTGGCAGCCCTAGGCCAAATCAATTTTCGAggccctaaaaatattttgaatgaaaaaccATGATATAGCGTATATATCATTGAACTGTTAATTGTTCGCTCTTGTATCTTCAGTTCTTTAGTTTAGTGGtgcaggttttatttttttaatttttttaatttaaagttcactaaaaaaattctctaaaatatACAGTTATAAGCATTAAGCACTTTTGCATATAAGCACATTTATAAcgagataaaaataatttattaatttgaagCTATAAATAAGTTAACTCATAAACTAGATAATCATTTCATATTAATGTTCATTCTGTGATCAatctaaaaagttaataataataaaaaaaacttttgttaaaatgcaattttaaaactaataaaaaaaaaacaacgatttttcataaatttgttacataaagtttactaaaaaaattctttaaaataatttttcctacAGGATTATTTATGGTTTATCTGGCAATGTATTTATACACAGTTATAAGCATTAAGCACTTTTGTATATTAGCACTTTCATaatgagataaaaataattttttaatttgaacctataaataaataaacaaaatgataattttgtttatttatttataggttcaaattaatgataaacaagcattaaaaagtaaatcaaattaaatttgataaaaagaattttcttttctttaacatatattggcaactttaaaataaaataaaaatttcaaaacaaaaaaattaaaaaaaaaatttttattttggtttagaTTATCATAGCAAGATATTAGAAATTAGATAATGTaggattttagaaaaaaaagtcacaaaaatttcaattttttttttaaacttattacatTTTCTGTATTAAGTAAACAAATTCTCAAGTATAACACTTTGCACCTTATTACACTACTTGAATTTGTAAAATCTGCTAACACTGTGCTTACATGTGCTAATACTGTGCTTACATGTGTTAACACTGTGCTTACATGTGCTAACACTGTGCTTACATGTGCTAACACTGTGCTTACATGTGCTAACACTGTGCTTACATGTGCTAACACTGTGCTTACATGTGCTAACACTTTTGCTAACACTGTGTTtatcttacaaaaaaaacatcaagcattaaaaaagttttttttgataaaattaaaaaaagaaaattaaaaccaaaCACAAGTTACCAGATTTTCCATGTTGTTCTTTACACCAATCACCCATTTTCTGAAGAATACTTTCAGGTTGGTTTATAATGATATCCGGACCTTCagcaataatatttaaatcaggGTCTGTAATAAGAACAGCCATTTCAATAATATGATCTTTGTCAACATCAAGCCCAGTCATTTCTAAATCGACCCAAACTAAGCGCCAATTATTATCAAAATCCATAGTACTAACTTATATATTtcattactatatatatatatatatatatatatatatatatatatatatatatatatatatatatatatatatatatatatatatatatatatatatatatatatatatatatatatatatacagtatcggacaaaacgagtgcaaccaaataatgctaatttagtttctttatataaaagtgctgcattttttcaatttagagaaataactatttAACTGATTAGAGACAAAGTTCTTCatgttttattcatcacaaagttcattatttgtacacgaagaTTAAtgaattaatcaaaagtataaaaaaaagttgatttccttctggacaaaacaagtgcaaatcaacaaaatgttgaccaagctgtatttcactatcaatatttcgtggcaaATTCTTTGTTGTTGATCTTCGACATCAAAGGATTCGAGGCatcttgcatcttcgaggcatagattcaatcaggtgatcaatgaaactttgtggaatcgctgcccagcccttttggatttgttcaaacagttgatccttattacgaacaccttcccgattaattctgcggttgatgatctcccacaggttctcgatagggttgagatccggagattgaggcggccaatccatcaccgataggtggttgtcttgaaaccactgcttgactacttttgcagtgtgtttcggatcgttgtcttgctgaaaaacccattttattggcatattccattcagcatgaggtaacataacatctttcaggatatttttagacatgaaacggtccattattccatcgtttcgatgtattggacctagaccgttagcagaaaaacacccccagaccattaaaTTGCCaagcttcacggtcttatggcagtaacgtaaatcagGACATTTTCCAACCGGTCGACATACACAGCAAATGTCATCGCTCctaatgatgttgaacttcggttcatcactgaacagaacagttcgccatttctgcacgtTCCAGTCAATATgtgatgtagcaaacaggagtcttttcttctggttttttagtgaaatcagcggtttctttgcagggcgtcgagaaaacaattcggcttcaacagcacgtcgtctgattgttctgtccgatacaggcagctctaattgcttttgtatttcgactgatgatatccagggatccttttTGACGGATCTGatgatcatagaatcctctcttgAAGtcgtggaacgcggtcttccacctttgttatctgctgccaacttccccgtagaacaatatttggaacatagtcttgatagggtccattttttcacgcgatatttatcacaaatacttttttgtgacatttcaCTTatgtaatcgccaataattttccttcttagttccaatccaagactgtcgggagccatttttgcacttgaagtcataaaaataataaaaataaattatcacgcttctcaaggcttaccgtgttacatttatcttgtgatgatacaataattctctgtggaacacaacgtcttggttggatgtggactgtattgatgtaatgaaacacttgttgtatttcacttcttgtattgatgttcttcgataaaacactttaataaaactcacttcgataaactgtctcgataatactgactgattgacttctatatactgactgaattacatgtcgatttacatgtctcttatatagtaaaatgaacctgtgtgaatgAAGATGAATCatgaagattctagatgcttcttttcgatgcttctggatgcgtctggatgcttttgaatatttctggatacttctggatgctacTGGAttcttccagatgcttcttctggaaacttctggaagcttctgcatgcttctggaaacttctggatacttcctttaattattaaaaaacttccgtgacgttgacacggaccagacttaagaatatgaaacaaaccaaaaaagttgcacttgttttgtccgctgcaaaatggcacttgtcaacgaaattctgcctgtgtgctttaacctgtcagctgattgcgcatgtcatggcatgctatgactccagactcctgaactgtttgctgtggtagtatagttcgtttcgtttttaggacatgtaaaattaggaacactttttagcattgttcgatatTGGtggcaaatgttttgtccaacactgtatatacagtattgtatatacagcacacaggcagaatttcgttgacaagtgccattttgcagcggacaaaacaagtgcaacttttttggtttgtttcatattcttaagtctggtccgtgtcaacgtcacggaagttttttaataattaaaggaagtatccagaagtttccagaagcatgcagaagcttccagaagtttccagaagaagcatctggaagaaTCCAgtagcatccagaagtatccagaaacattcaaaagcatccagacgcatccagaagcatcgaaaagaagcatctagaatcttcatGATTCATCTTcattcacacaggttcattttactatataagagacatgtaaatcgacatgtaattcagtcagtatatagaagtcaatcagtcagtattatcgagacagtttatcgaagtgagttttatcaaagcattttatcgaagaacatcaatacaagaagtgaaatacaacaagtgtttcattacatcaatacagtccacatccaaccaagacgttgtgttccacagagaattattgtatcatcacaaggtaaatgtaacactgTAAGCGTTGAGAAGcgtgataatttatttttattattttttacttcaagtgcgaaaatggctcccgacagtcttggattggaactaagaaagaaaattattagcGATTAcataagtggaatgtcacaaaaaagtatttgtgataaatatcgcgtgaaaaaatggaccgtatcaagactatgttccaaatattgttctacggggaagttggcagcagataacaaaggtggaagaccgcgttccaccacttctagagaggattctatgatcgtcagatccgtcaagaaggatccctgaatatcatcagtcgagatgcaaaagcaattagagctgcctgtatcggaccaaACAATCAGACTACGTGCTGTTGAAGCTGTATTGTTTTCTcaacgccctgcaaagaaaccgctgatttcactaatggatttaatggtctgggggtgtttttctgcaaacggtctaggtccaatacatcgaaacgatggaataatggaccatTTCTGTTTGAACACaaaaaaggcctgggcagcgattccacaa
The nucleotide sequence above comes from Hydra vulgaris chromosome 09, alternate assembly HydraT2T_AEP. Encoded proteins:
- the LOC100209050 gene encoding oligoribonuclease, mitochondrial isoform X2, which codes for MDFDNNWRLVWVDLEMTGLDVDKDHIIEMAVLITDPDLNIIAEGPDIIINQPESILQKMGDWCKEQHGKSGLTKAVQVSRVTLKECEKEMIGFISKYTNKEKCLLAGNTVHVDKEFLKKYMPDFMSLLHYRIIDVSTVKELCRAWYPLEYANAPKKINSHRALADIRESVDELKYYRKAVFKSS